In a single window of the Vitis vinifera cultivar Pinot Noir 40024 chromosome 6, ASM3070453v1 genome:
- the LOC100265626 gene encoding FT-interacting protein 3 yields the protein MQKPPPSVEFALKETKPQLGGGSVIGDKLTCAYDLVEQMHYLYVRVVKAKDLPPKDVTGSCDPYIEVKLGNYKGVTKHFEKKTNPVWNQVFAFSKDRLQASVLEVVVKDKDFVKDDFMGKVSFDLHEVPRRVPPDSPLAPQWYRLEDRKGEKAKGELMLAVWMGTQADEAFPDAWHSDAATVSIENITHIRSKVYLSPKLWYLRVNIIEAQDLVPSDKSRYPEVFVKGTLGNQALRTRTSQIKSINPMWNEDLIFVAADPFEEPLVLTVEDRVASNKDEVLGKCVIALQNVQRRLDHKPINWRWYNLEKHVLVDGELKKETKFASRLCMRICLEGGYHVFDESTQYSSDFRPTAKPLWKPSIGILEVGILSAQGLAQMKTKDGRGTTDAYCVAKYGRKWVRTRTIIDNFNPKWNEQYIFEVFDPCTVITLGVFDNCHLHGGDKTGGTKDLIIGKVRIRLSILESERVYTHSYPLIVLQSKGVKKMGEIQLAVRFTCSTLVNMLYLYSQPLLPKMHYIHPLSVIQVDSLRHQATQLLSVRLGRAEPPLRKEVVGYMLDVDSHMWSMRRSKANFFRIMGVIGGLIAVGKWFNNICNWKNPLTTILIHILFVILVLFPELILPTILLYLFFIALWNFRRRPRHPPHMDIQLSHAHAAHPDELDEEFDTFPTSKPSDLVRMRYDRLRSIAGRIQTVAGDMATQGERFQSLLNWRDPRTTTLFAGACLIGAIVLYVTPFQVLALLAGFYILRHPRFRQKLPFTPLNFFRRLPSRADSML from the coding sequence ATGCAGAAGCCTCCACCTTCGGTCGAATTTGCTCTGAAGGAGACAAAGCCCCAACTTGGCGGGGGCAGTGTGATTGGGGACAAGCTCACATGTGCCTATGACCTAGTTGAGCAAATGCACTATCTTTATGTCCGGGTCGTTAAAGCCAAGGATTTACCCCCAAAAGATGTAACTGGCAGTTGTGATCCTTATATAGAAGTGAAACTCGGGAACTATAAGGGGGTTACCAAGCATTTTGAGAAGAAGACGAACCCTGTATGGAATCAGGTTTTTGCTTTCTCAAAAGATCGGCTTCAAGCTTCAGTTCTTGAAGTTGTGGTGAAAGATAaggattttgtgaaagatgatTTCATGGGTAAGGTTAGTTTCGATCTCCATGAAGTCCCAAGACGTGTGCCACCGGATAGCCCATTGGCTCCACAGTGGTATAGGCTGGAGGATAGGAAGGGGGAGAAGGCTAAGGGAGAGCTCATGTTGGCTGTCTGGATGGGAACTCAAGCAGATGAGGCTTTTCCAGATGCCTGGCATTCAGATGCAGCAACAGTCAGCATTGAAAACATTACCCACATTCGATCCAAGGTAtacctttcccccaagctttggtATCTTCGGGTCAATATCATCGAAGCCCAGGACTTGGTGCCTAGTGACAAAAGTAGGTACCCTGAAGTTTTTGTGAAGGGCACCTTAGGAAATCAGGCTTTGAGAACCAGAACATCTCAAATCAAGAGTATTAACCCAATGTGGAATGAAGACTTGATTTTTGTAGCTGCTGATCCATTTGAGGAGCCTTTGGTTTTGACTGTGGAAGATAGAGTGGCATCTAATAAAGATGAAGTCTTGGGTAAGTGTGTGATTGCTTTACAGAATGTACAGAGGAGGTTGGACCATAAGCCCATTAATTGGAGGTGGTACAATCTTGAAAAGCATGTGCTTGTGGATGGGGAACTGAAGAAGGAAACCAAATTTGCTAGTAGGCTTTGTATGAGGATCTGTTTGGAAGGTGGGTATCATGTCTTCGATGAATCTACACAGTATAGTAGTGATTTTAGGCCAACGGCAAAGCCATTGTGGAAGCCTAGCATTGGGATTCTGGAAGTGGGGATTCTAAGCGCTCAAGGACTGGCTCAGATGAAGACGAAAGATGGGAGGGGAACAACGGATGCTTACTGTGTTGCTAAATATGGGCGGAAATGGGTTAGGACAAGGACAATCATAGATAACTTCAACCCAAAATGGAATGAGCAGTACATTTTTGAGGTCTTTGATCCATGTACTGTTATTACCTTAGGGGTTTTCGACAATTGTCACTTACATGGGGGCGATAAAACTGGAGGGACAAAGGATCTGATAATCGGTAAGGTCAGAATCCGGCTGTCTATTCTTGAGTCTGAGCGGGTTTACACACACTCATATCCTCTTATAGTGCTGCAATCTAAAGGGGTGAAGAAGATGGGTGAAATACAGTTAGCTGTGAGATTCACATGTTCAACTTTAGTTAACATGTTGTATCTTTATTCACAGCCACTGCTGCCGAAAATGCACTATATTCATCCACTGTCTGTGATTCAGGTTGATAGTTTAAGGCACCAGGCGACTCAGCTTCTCTCAGTGAGACTGGGCAGGGCTGAGCCACCCCTGAGGAAGGAGGTGGTGGGGTATATGCTGGATGTCGATTCGCATATGTGGAGTATGAGGAGGAGTAAAGCTAATTTCTTCAGAATCATGGGGGTTATAGGTGGGCTGATTGCAGTTGGAAAATGGTTCAACAATATCTGCAATTGGAAGAACCCTCTTACGACCATCCTCATTCACATCCTCTTTGTGATACTGGTCCTTTTTCCTGAGCTCATACTTCCAACGATTCTGCTCTACCTCTTTTTTATTGCTCTCTGGAACTTCCGACGGAGGCCAAGGCACCCTCCTCACATGGATATCCAACTGTCTCATGCTCATGCCGCCCATCCTGATGAATTAGACGAAGAGTTTGATACATTCCCAACTTCAAAACCATCGGATCTTGTTAGGATGAGGTATGATCGGCTGAGGAGCATAGCAGGGAGGATTCAGACTGTGGCTGGCGACATGGCAACTCAAGGGGAGAGGTTTCAGTCTCTTCTGAATTGGAGAGACCCGAGAACTACAACTCTGTTTGCAGGCGCTTGTCTGATTGGTGCCATAGTGCTCTATGTTACACCATTTCAAGTTTTGGCCCTTCTTGCAGGGTTTTATATACTAAGGCATCCCAGGTTTCGCCAAAAGCTTCCTTTTACTCCACTCAACTTCTTTAGGAGATTGCCTTCAAGAGCTGACAGTATGTTATAA
- the LOC132253909 gene encoding uncharacterized protein LOC132253909 yields MADLSIVVWVEGESLERWMGKKDRTQRENSEIMNSGFCHDLLGQTKHPVYLNSGMRSAIVVHGETASTILFDYFSPFGIELVPLLPVQVLRGKCVVLGFEFVLPALKAVIVDILFFPKACF; encoded by the exons ATGGCGGACCTTTCTATTGTTGTTTGGGTGGAAGGAGAATCTCTGGAGCGGTGGATGGGTAAAAAAGATCGGACACAACGAGAAAATTCTGAGATTATGAACAGTGGATTTTGTCATGATTTACTTGGACAGACGAAGCATCCTGTGTATTTAAATTCGGGTATGAGATCAGCGATTGTGGTCCATGGAGAAACGGCTTCGACAATACTTTTCGATTATTTTTCGCCATTTGGCATTGAACTTGTACCCCTTTTGCCTGTTCAAGTACTCAG GGGGAAGTGTGTAGTACTGGGTTTTGAGTTTGTCTTACCAGCTTTGAAGGCGGTGATAGTGGACATTCTTTTCTTCCCTAAGGCATGTTTCTGA